The following are encoded in a window of Drosophila simulans strain w501 chromosome 3L, Prin_Dsim_3.1, whole genome shotgun sequence genomic DNA:
- the LOC27207664 gene encoding uncharacterized protein LOC27207664 isoform X2, translating into MCTIKLTSIDQQHFFSALSSLEMLDNKLDFVQILPTDRSTRWCPSAMMVQIVERNPSTGREIYYTIPQANRKFV; encoded by the exons at GTGCACGATAAAGTTAACCAGCATAGACCAGCAGCACTTTTTTTCGGCCTTATCGTCCCTGGAAATGCTTGACAATAAATTAGATTTTGTGCAAATTCTCCCGACCGATCGATCCACTCGATGGTGTCCGTCCGCCATGATGGTGCAAATAGTGGAAAGGAATCCGAGCACCGGACGAGaaatatactatactatacctCAGGCAAATCGCAAGTTCGTGTGA
- the LOC6739649 gene encoding peritrophin-1 — MSKYLIHLCLVLLCSSRINADHFDECDGMDDGAFVQSWESCQSYVYCEGEESLKGDCEDGEYFDSEAGTCDVAANVSCFLDEVDEPSEPEPETDEEEEEIPATPRPTEPPIVETPTEVDIVNIAPVVRPNCPISDDPGQVIFMASNNSCTNYYLCYHGHAMEMHCDNELYFNSLSGQCDYPDKVQCAFEDPRSHKCLPHMTEFFPHPDNCNYFYYCIKGFLTLQQCPFYYGWDIERRSCVQIGVAKCYGNSRRTGRKAPLPPRKQLIKT; from the exons ATGTCCAAATATCTGATACACCTGTGCCTGGTGCTGCTCTGCAGCTCTCGGATAAATGCAGATCACTTTGACGAATGTGACGGCATGGACGATGGGGCATTTGTACAGAGTTGGGAGAGCTGCCAATCCTACGTGTACTGCGAGGGTGAGGAATCCCTGAAGGGCGATTGCGAGGATGGTGAATACTTTGATTCCGAGGCGGGAACCTGTGACGTTGCGGCCAATGTGTCATGTTTCCTGGACGAAGTCGATGAACCTTCGgaaccggaaccggaaacaGACGAAGAAGAGGAGGAAATACCCGCCACACCAAGACCAACCGAACCACCGATTGTGGAGACCCCGACCGAAGTGGATATCGTGAATATTGCGCCCGTTGTAAGGCCCAACTGTCCGATCAGCGATGATCCCGGCCAGGTTATATTCATGGCCAGCAATAATTCGTGCACCAACTATTATCTCTGCTATCACGGCCATGCCATGGAAATGCATTGTGATAATGAGCTGTACTTTAATTCGCTCTCGGGACAGTGTGATTACCCGGATAAAGTTCAGTGTGCC TTTGAAGATCCGCGATCCCACAAATGCCTGCCACACATGACCGAGTTCTTTCCGCATCCGGACAACTGCAACTACTTCTACTACTGCATCAAGGGCTTCCTGACCCTGCAGCAGTGCCCCTTCTACTACGGCTGGGACATAGAACGCCGGAGTTGTGTGCAGATAGGTGTGGCGAAATGCTATGGAAACTCCAGGAGAACAGGTCGGAAAGCCCCATTGCCACCCAGAAAACAACTCATCAAGACTTAA
- the LOC27207664 gene encoding uncharacterized protein LOC27207664 isoform X3 — translation MLDNKLDFVQILPTDRSTRWCPSAMMVQIVERNPSTGREIYYTIPQANRKFV, via the coding sequence ATGCTTGACAATAAATTAGATTTTGTGCAAATTCTCCCGACCGATCGATCCACTCGATGGTGTCCGTCCGCCATGATGGTGCAAATAGTGGAAAGGAATCCGAGCACCGGACGAGaaatatactatactatacctCAGGCAAATCGCAAGTTCGTGTGA
- the LOC27207664 gene encoding uncharacterized protein LOC27207664 isoform X1 translates to MGYNKVHSCTIKLTSIDQQHFFSALSSLEMLDNKLDFVQILPTDRSTRWCPSAMMVQIVERNPSTGREIYYTIPQANRKFV, encoded by the exons ATGGGCTATAATAAAGTACAttc GTGCACGATAAAGTTAACCAGCATAGACCAGCAGCACTTTTTTTCGGCCTTATCGTCCCTGGAAATGCTTGACAATAAATTAGATTTTGTGCAAATTCTCCCGACCGATCGATCCACTCGATGGTGTCCGTCCGCCATGATGGTGCAAATAGTGGAAAGGAATCCGAGCACCGGACGAGaaatatactatactatacctCAGGCAAATCGCAAGTTCGTGTGA